A window of the Deltaproteobacteria bacterium genome harbors these coding sequences:
- the mobB gene encoding molybdopterin-guanine dinucleotide biosynthesis protein B, giving the protein MPVLSFVGRSGSGKTTFLEKLIPLLVTRGCRVGALKHAHHMVEIDKPGKDSYRLREAGAVEVVASAPNMLALIRTEEADLPLREALSYFRKSDLVLIEGYKGEDLPHIEIFRQNAGHDALLFQTGPPPSALITDADFPGIHCPVFALDDYEGVAEWMVRVFLRNRRP; this is encoded by the coding sequence ATGCCCGTCCTCTCTTTTGTGGGCCGGTCCGGTTCGGGCAAGACCACCTTTTTGGAGAAATTGATCCCCCTCCTCGTTACCCGCGGCTGCCGCGTGGGGGCACTGAAACATGCCCATCATATGGTGGAGATCGACAAACCGGGGAAGGACTCTTATCGCCTGCGGGAGGCCGGGGCCGTCGAGGTCGTCGCCTCCGCCCCGAACATGCTGGCCCTGATCCGGACGGAGGAGGCCGACCTTCCCCTCCGTGAAGCCCTCTCCTATTTCCGGAAATCCGATCTGGTGCTGATCGAAGGATATAAAGGTGAGGACCTGCCCCACATCGAGATCTTCCGGCAGAACGCCGGTCATGATGCCCTTCTCTTTCAAACCGGCCCGCCGCCGTCGGCACTGATCACCGACGCAGACTTTCCGGGGATCCACTGCCCGGTCTTTGCTCTTGATGATTATGAAGGCGTCGCGGAATGGATGGTAAGGGTTTTTTTAAGAAACCGACGTCCTTAA
- the cysK gene encoding cysteine synthase A: MKRENVEKITDLIGNTPVVQLQRMTGPGEARILAKLESFNPGGSVKDRICLGMIEAAEREGKLKPGGTIVEPTSGNTGIGLAFVAAVKGYRAIFTMPETMSEERRTLLHAYGAEVVLTPGNEGMSGAIRKAEELDAAHPDYFMPQQFNNPANPEIHRMTTAQEILNQVGSGIDAFVAGVGTGGTLTGVGEILKHYHPSVRVVAVEPKTSAVLSGGEPGPHKIQGLGAGFVPEVMNMGIVDQVFPVGDEEAAEAAREMARREGILCGISSGAVMVAALEVARDLGVQKTVVVILPDTGERYLSTDLYTTE, from the coding sequence ATGAAACGGGAAAATGTGGAAAAGATCACCGATCTGATCGGAAATACCCCGGTCGTGCAATTACAGCGGATGACCGGCCCCGGGGAGGCCCGGATCCTGGCCAAGCTCGAGTCTTTCAACCCGGGCGGGAGTGTGAAAGACCGGATCTGCCTGGGCATGATCGAAGCGGCGGAACGGGAAGGGAAACTGAAACCGGGCGGAACGATCGTGGAGCCGACGAGCGGCAATACCGGGATCGGTCTGGCCTTTGTGGCGGCGGTGAAAGGGTATCGGGCGATCTTTACCATGCCGGAAACCATGAGCGAGGAGCGGCGGACTCTTCTCCACGCCTACGGCGCCGAAGTGGTCCTGACGCCTGGAAACGAGGGGATGAGCGGAGCGATCCGGAAGGCGGAGGAGCTTGATGCGGCCCATCCCGATTACTTTATGCCGCAGCAGTTCAACAACCCGGCCAATCCGGAGATCCATCGGATGACGACGGCCCAGGAGATCCTGAATCAGGTGGGTTCCGGGATCGATGCCTTTGTGGCCGGTGTGGGTACGGGAGGGACCCTCACGGGGGTGGGCGAAATCCTGAAACATTATCATCCTTCCGTCCGGGTTGTGGCCGTGGAGCCGAAGACCTCGGCGGTTCTCTCCGGCGGTGAGCCCGGTCCCCACAAGATCCAGGGGCTCGGCGCCGGTTTTGTCCCGGAGGTCATGAATATGGGGATTGTCGATCAGGTCTTTCCCGTGGGGGATGAGGAAGCGGCCGAGGCGGCACGGGAAATGGCCCGACGAGAAGGAATCCTCTGCGGGATCTCGTCGGGAGCCGTCATGGTGGCGGCCCTGGAAGTCGCCCGGGATTTAGGCGTGCAAAAGACGGTGGTCGTGATCCTTCCGGATACGGGAGAGAGGTATTTGAGTACGGACCTGTATACAACGGAATAG
- a CDS encoding L-seryl-tRNA(Sec) selenium transferase, with translation MVKSLRERLKALPSVEKLLQVPQIVQFLKERPRWMVLDAIHQALDDERTRIRSGAGEYAPAALVPRIGNLLRRINRLHLHRVVNATGVVIHTNLGRSVLTESMMENVTAVASSYSNLEYNLTTGRRGSRYSHVEALLCRITGAGSALVVNNNAGAVLLGLNTLAEGKEVIVSRGQLVEIGGSFRIPDVMKKSGCTLVEVGTTNKTHPADYEKAVTERTGCILKVHMSNFTMQGFTEEVGHRDLFSIARAHHLPLMEDLGSGSLLDLSPWGLPKDPTVQQSVKAGIDLITFSGDKLLGGPQAGILVGKEKILDRVRKNPLTRALRVDKMTLAALEVTLRKYLDTDTVLQSIPTLRMLTEPPEALKARAEKLAGAISSNAGGGLSVEVHSDHSQVGGGALPEAALPTFVVALESSVLTVNRLEEHFRKADPPVIGRICRGRLFLDMRTLRDKDFEAVIAAADSLGRENE, from the coding sequence ATCGTGAAATCTCTCCGGGAAAGATTGAAGGCCCTCCCCTCTGTGGAAAAACTCTTGCAGGTACCGCAGATCGTACAGTTCCTGAAAGAACGGCCCCGCTGGATGGTCCTTGACGCCATCCATCAGGCCCTTGATGATGAGCGGACAAGGATTCGCTCCGGTGCCGGGGAGTACGCCCCGGCGGCTCTGGTGCCGCGGATCGGCAACCTTCTCCGAAGGATCAACCGCCTCCACTTGCACCGGGTCGTCAATGCCACGGGGGTGGTCATCCACACGAATCTCGGCCGCTCGGTCCTGACGGAGTCGATGATGGAAAATGTCACGGCCGTCGCCTCGAGTTATTCCAATCTTGAATATAATCTTACAACCGGCCGGCGGGGATCCCGCTACAGCCATGTGGAGGCACTCCTTTGCCGGATCACCGGGGCCGGGTCGGCCTTGGTGGTCAACAACAATGCCGGCGCCGTTCTGCTCGGCCTCAACACTCTGGCGGAAGGGAAAGAGGTGATCGTCTCCCGGGGGCAGCTCGTGGAGATCGGCGGCTCCTTCCGGATCCCCGACGTGATGAAGAAGTCGGGCTGCACCCTTGTGGAGGTCGGCACAACCAACAAGACCCATCCCGCCGATTATGAAAAAGCCGTTACCGAGCGGACCGGCTGTATCCTCAAGGTCCACATGAGCAACTTTACGATGCAGGGGTTCACGGAGGAGGTGGGACACCGGGATCTTTTCTCTATCGCCCGGGCGCACCATCTCCCTCTCATGGAGGATCTCGGCAGCGGCAGCCTGCTTGATCTCTCGCCCTGGGGTCTCCCGAAAGATCCGACGGTGCAGCAGAGTGTCAAAGCGGGGATCGATCTTATCACGTTCAGCGGGGACAAGCTCTTAGGCGGTCCCCAGGCGGGGATTCTCGTCGGAAAAGAAAAGATCCTCGACCGGGTAAGGAAGAATCCCCTGACCCGCGCCCTCCGGGTCGACAAGATGACGTTGGCCGCCCTGGAGGTTACCTTGCGGAAATATCTTGATACGGACACGGTCCTCCAGTCCATCCCCACCCTTCGGATGCTGACGGAACCGCCGGAGGCCCTCAAGGCCCGGGCGGAAAAGCTGGCCGGGGCGATTTCTTCGAATGCCGGAGGAGGTCTTTCCGTCGAGGTTCATTCCGATCACTCTCAAGTGGGCGGCGGCGCCCTTCCGGAGGCGGCACTTCCGACCTTTGTGGTGGCCCTTGAATCATCCGTGCTTACCGTCAACCGGCTGGAGGAACATTTTCGTAAGGCCGATCCGCCGGTGATCGGACGGATCTGCAGGGGGCGTCTCTTTCTCGACATGCGGACCCTGCGGGATAAGGATTTTGAGGCGGTTATCGCCGCAGCGGATTCCCTGGGCCGGGAAAATGAATAG
- a CDS encoding pyridoxal phosphate-dependent aminotransferase, with translation MDILEEAQAMERKGRKVIHLEVGQPDFPTPPAVRKAGIEAIRAGKTHYTHSLGLLQLREAICEWYEKTYGVSVTPGRVLVSPGTSPVMLLLFSLLLDPGDEVILGNPYYACYPNYIRIFRGVPKFIMTREEAGFQLTAEAVRERISPKTRAILINSPSNPAGTLIPEKEMQAIAELGPPVISDEIYHGLVYEGRAHSILEYTDRAIVINGFSKRYAMTGWRLGYAILPEAMVRPLQRLQQNFIISASDFVQWAGITALKETGKQCAEMVRTYDERRRFMIRRLREIGFGVAVEPTGAFYILANARRFSDDSHALALELLRKTGVAVTPGIDFGENAEGYLRFSYAGSLEVIGAGLDRIDAYLREGKES, from the coding sequence ATGGACATCCTCGAAGAGGCCCAGGCGATGGAACGGAAGGGGAGGAAGGTGATCCATCTCGAAGTGGGGCAACCCGATTTCCCGACCCCCCCCGCGGTCCGGAAGGCGGGGATTGAGGCAATCCGGGCCGGCAAGACCCACTATACCCACAGCTTAGGGCTTTTGCAGCTTCGTGAGGCGATCTGCGAATGGTATGAGAAGACCTACGGTGTTTCGGTTACGCCCGGCCGGGTCCTGGTCTCCCCCGGCACCTCGCCGGTGATGCTCCTCCTCTTCTCCCTTCTCCTCGATCCGGGAGATGAAGTCATCCTCGGGAACCCTTACTATGCCTGCTACCCGAACTACATCCGGATTTTCCGGGGGGTCCCGAAGTTCATCATGACCCGGGAGGAGGCGGGGTTCCAGTTGACGGCGGAGGCGGTCCGGGAAAGGATCTCCCCGAAAACCCGGGCGATCCTGATCAACTCTCCCTCCAATCCGGCGGGGACCCTCATCCCGGAAAAAGAGATGCAGGCCATCGCAGAACTCGGCCCCCCGGTGATCTCCGATGAGATCTATCACGGATTGGTCTACGAGGGACGCGCCCATTCGATCCTCGAATATACCGACCGGGCCATCGTGATCAACGGTTTTTCCAAACGGTATGCCATGACCGGATGGCGCCTCGGCTATGCGATTCTGCCGGAAGCGATGGTGCGGCCCCTGCAGCGGCTGCAGCAGAACTTCATCATCTCCGCTTCGGACTTCGTCCAGTGGGCGGGGATTACGGCCCTGAAGGAAACGGGGAAACAGTGCGCGGAGATGGTCCGGACCTACGACGAGCGGCGCAGGTTCATGATCCGGCGTCTCCGGGAGATCGGGTTCGGCGTCGCCGTCGAACCGACGGGGGCCTTCTATATCCTGGCCAACGCACGCCGGTTTTCCGATGACTCCCATGCACTGGCACTGGAACTGCTCCGAAAGACCGGTGTCGCCGTCACACCGGGGATCGATTTCGGAGAAAACGCCGAAGGGTATCTTCGCTTCTCCTATGCCGGAAGTCTCGAAGTCATCGGCGCCGGCCTTGACCGCATCGACGCCTATCTTCGGGAAGGGAAGGAATCGTGA
- a CDS encoding 4Fe-4S dicluster domain-containing protein, which produces MAAKKVLLRFSSDRISQPIVYRLIKDFNLTFNILKAAIRPDDEGEMVLEIAGDLKNYKKGIAYLKESGVEVLDTAKKIIKEEERCYQCSACTGVCPSGAISIDRSTMLVSFNPEKCIVCELCVGTCPSRAMQVHIK; this is translated from the coding sequence ATGGCAGCGAAAAAAGTCCTCCTGCGATTTTCCAGTGACCGGATTAGCCAACCGATCGTCTATCGGCTGATCAAGGACTTCAATCTGACCTTTAATATCCTGAAGGCGGCGATCCGTCCCGACGACGAAGGAGAGATGGTCCTGGAAATTGCGGGAGATTTGAAAAACTACAAGAAAGGAATTGCCTATCTCAAGGAGTCGGGCGTGGAAGTTCTGGATACGGCGAAGAAGATCATCAAGGAAGAGGAGCGATGCTACCAGTGCAGTGCCTGCACGGGGGTCTGCCCCAGCGGCGCCATCTCCATCGACCGGTCGACCATGCTCGTCAGTTTCAATCCGGAAAAATGTATCGTCTGTGAACTCTGCGTGGGAACCTGCCCGTCCAGGGCAATGCAGGTCCATATCAAGTAG
- a CDS encoding LysR family transcriptional regulator: MDDHKLKVFCSVAETKSFSKASKAMYLTQPAISLQIRSLEEDLGTKLFTRSNKAVSLTKTGEILYRHAKKILSYYGEIEKEINEATGLVKGKLMIGASTTLATYYLPNVIVKFKKRYPDILIDFERGNTRKIIDSLLHARIDLGLVEGEVNDQRLEVEKMNSDELLLIVNSDHPWAGRQDLSIHEIIEEPYIMREEGSGTRQVVESTLERAGIHAGDLHVEMLLGSTEAIKTAVENGLGISIISGSAVQKEVKFGVLRALSFKDIRFKRDFSLIYQKKSFRTQPVEKFIELLNQTPMAYRT; the protein is encoded by the coding sequence ATGGACGATCACAAGCTGAAGGTCTTCTGCTCAGTAGCGGAGACGAAGAGTTTTTCCAAAGCCTCCAAGGCCATGTATCTGACCCAGCCAGCGATCAGTCTGCAGATACGCTCGCTGGAAGAAGATCTGGGCACAAAACTTTTTACCCGGAGCAACAAGGCAGTCTCCCTGACAAAGACGGGAGAGATCCTCTATCGTCATGCCAAAAAGATCCTCTCTTATTATGGAGAGATTGAAAAAGAGATCAACGAAGCGACGGGACTGGTCAAGGGAAAACTGATGATCGGCGCCAGCACCACACTGGCGACCTATTATCTCCCCAACGTGATCGTCAAGTTCAAGAAACGTTACCCCGACATCCTCATTGACTTCGAGCGGGGAAACACCCGGAAGATCATCGACAGCCTGCTCCACGCCCGGATCGACCTGGGGCTTGTGGAAGGGGAGGTCAATGATCAGCGTCTGGAGGTAGAAAAAATGAACTCCGACGAACTGCTCCTGATCGTGAACAGCGATCACCCCTGGGCGGGCCGGCAGGATCTCTCGATTCATGAGATCATCGAAGAACCCTATATCATGCGGGAAGAAGGATCAGGGACTCGCCAGGTCGTGGAGAGTACCCTGGAGCGGGCCGGGATTCATGCCGGGGATCTGCATGTTGAAATGCTTTTAGGGAGTACGGAGGCGATCAAGACGGCCGTTGAAAACGGGCTCGGGATCTCGATCATCTCCGGTTCGGCCGTTCAGAAGGAAGTGAAGTTCGGTGTCCTGCGCGCCCTCTCGTTCAAGGACATTCGGTTCAAGCGGGATTTCAGCCTCATCTATCAGAAAAAATCTTTCCGGACGCAGCCGGTGGAAAAATTTATTGAATTGCTGAACCAGACCCCCATGGCCTACCGGACCTGA
- a CDS encoding TatA/E family twin arginine-targeting protein translocase: protein MFGIGMPELLVILVVALLIFGPKKLPDLARSLGRGLAEFKRASQDFKSTIDMEMEKEEKAKDDIVKPPPSIPGPSAAVPTPPVPDPGDEGKQDPVDNKSEKTS, encoded by the coding sequence ATGTTTGGAATCGGGATGCCGGAACTGTTAGTCATCCTCGTGGTGGCGCTCTTGATCTTCGGCCCCAAGAAACTTCCTGACCTTGCCCGTTCCCTGGGGCGTGGGCTTGCGGAATTCAAGCGGGCCTCACAGGATTTCAAGAGTACTATCGACATGGAGATGGAGAAAGAAGAAAAGGCAAAAGACGATATTGTGAAGCCACCACCCTCCATTCCCGGGCCGTCCGCTGCCGTTCCGACCCCGCCGGTACCGGATCCGGGGGATGAAGGAAAGCAGGATCCGGTCGACAACAAAAGTGAGAAGACTTCCTGA
- a CDS encoding ParA family protein, which yields MKSILIANPKGGCGKTTLAVNLASYYARRGKSVGLVDLDDQGSAMGWLGLRPEKHPGIKGWHAARGGRSSFNGSDVIIMDGPARITSSKLEKALNNAHVILIPVLPSLFDMDAVARFLEGVCALPAVKRGKKRIGLVGNRVRSNTISTRDLKKALKKMPPKVVGNLSDSQIYVRAGALGLGIFDIAQSQCQHLRDEWKSLIRFVNKD from the coding sequence ATGAAATCAATCCTCATCGCCAACCCCAAAGGGGGGTGCGGCAAGACGACTCTCGCCGTGAATTTGGCCTCCTACTACGCAAGGCGCGGAAAGTCCGTCGGACTCGTAGACCTGGACGACCAGGGAAGTGCCATGGGCTGGCTCGGCCTGCGCCCGGAAAAGCATCCCGGAATCAAGGGATGGCATGCCGCCCGGGGCGGTCGGTCCTCCTTCAACGGTTCGGATGTGATCATTATGGACGGCCCGGCACGTATCACGTCGAGCAAACTGGAGAAGGCCCTGAACAATGCTCATGTGATCCTCATCCCCGTCCTCCCCTCCCTCTTCGACATGGATGCCGTGGCCCGTTTCCTGGAAGGGGTCTGTGCTCTGCCGGCTGTCAAACGAGGGAAGAAGCGGATCGGCCTCGTAGGCAACCGGGTCCGTTCCAACACCATCAGCACCCGCGATCTGAAGAAGGCGTTGAAGAAGATGCCGCCGAAGGTCGTGGGGAATCTCTCCGACTCCCAGATCTATGTCCGGGCCGGGGCGCTGGGACTCGGGATCTTCGACATAGCGCAAAGCCAGTGTCAGCACCTGCGGGATGAATGGAAGTCACTCATCCGCTTTGTGAACAAAGACTGA
- a CDS encoding PEP-CTERM sorting domain-containing protein — MKNIHKNKNKLVLLSAVLLVLSLVWFGTSPVEATMVMDPQGDYLPWAQAGGFMDVQSVETTTVGSALVFNVAYYNSIAGYNTYSRGIIELDVDRDPLTGAQFTYNGPSTVEMGVGYPDLSGLGLAPIGAEYVLNFQWNQMFPGPPWAELYATNGSTDELQWTDLASVSVMDGDYGFSLSIPGVELMPEWVPMTDIDYTYFAEASGYPEIDPQDVVQHASAVPEPASLLLLGTGLLGLVALSRKGRINR, encoded by the coding sequence ATGAAAAATATCCATAAAAACAAGAATAAATTAGTCCTGTTGTCTGCTGTCCTGCTGGTCCTGAGCCTCGTTTGGTTCGGAACGTCTCCTGTGGAGGCGACAATGGTCATGGATCCGCAGGGGGACTATCTTCCCTGGGCGCAGGCCGGAGGGTTTATGGACGTACAGAGTGTGGAAACGACAACGGTCGGGAGCGCCCTGGTCTTCAACGTCGCTTATTACAATTCGATCGCCGGTTACAACACCTATTCCCGGGGGATCATCGAGCTGGATGTGGATCGGGACCCCCTGACGGGGGCGCAGTTTACCTACAACGGACCGTCCACCGTCGAGATGGGGGTCGGCTACCCCGACCTGTCCGGGCTGGGTCTTGCCCCGATCGGTGCGGAATATGTTCTGAACTTTCAGTGGAACCAGATGTTTCCCGGCCCCCCCTGGGCGGAGCTTTACGCCACGAACGGGTCGACCGATGAGCTGCAATGGACGGACCTTGCCTCCGTTTCGGTCATGGACGGTGACTACGGTTTTTCTCTCTCCATTCCTGGAGTGGAGCTGATGCCCGAGTGGGTGCCGATGACGGATATCGATTATACCTATTTTGCCGAGGCGTCCGGATACCCTGAGATCGATCCTCAGGATGTGGTCCAGCATGCCTCGGCCGTTCCCGAACCGGCAAGCCTTCTCCTCCTGGGGACGGGTTTGCTGGGACTCGTTGCCCTGAGCCGGAAGGGAAGGATAAACCGATAG
- the fdhD gene encoding formate dehydrogenase accessory sulfurtransferase FdhD, with protein sequence MAEENGKNFIRRLIHRYQDGTLRQLEDRITTERPLHVEINGQEFITLLCTPVRRKELTAGFLFSEGFVREPTQIRGLDLYEKEDRINVTLTGIDFNLEDRTRKITLTSGCGRGTILCDVMDALNLGRADPGHTFAPEKILDRMRELERCSSTYLATGGTHSAALTDGERLWAFAEDIGRHNAVDKVLGACFLDGTPTDDKALLASGRISSEIIMKAGRSRCPLLVTRAAPTDQVVRIAETLRITLIGFARGKRMNIYTCPERVLGGKYIEK encoded by the coding sequence ATGGCTGAAGAAAACGGGAAAAACTTCATTCGACGGCTGATCCATCGTTATCAGGATGGTACCCTCCGGCAGCTCGAAGACAGGATCACGACGGAACGTCCTCTCCATGTGGAGATCAACGGACAGGAGTTCATCACACTCCTTTGCACGCCGGTACGGCGGAAGGAACTGACGGCCGGCTTTCTCTTTTCCGAAGGATTTGTACGAGAGCCGACACAGATCCGGGGCCTCGATCTGTATGAAAAAGAGGATCGGATCAACGTAACTCTCACCGGGATCGATTTCAACCTTGAAGACCGGACCAGGAAGATCACCCTTACCTCGGGCTGCGGACGGGGAACCATCCTCTGCGATGTGATGGATGCCCTGAATCTCGGCCGGGCGGATCCGGGGCACACCTTCGCCCCGGAAAAGATCCTCGACCGGATGAGGGAACTCGAACGCTGCTCCTCCACCTATCTCGCAACGGGGGGAACCCACAGCGCCGCCCTCACCGACGGGGAGAGGCTCTGGGCCTTTGCCGAGGACATCGGGCGGCACAACGCCGTTGATAAGGTTCTGGGCGCCTGTTTTCTTGACGGTACCCCCACCGATGACAAGGCCCTCCTCGCCAGCGGCAGGATCTCTTCTGAAATCATCATGAAGGCGGGGCGGAGCCGTTGCCCACTCCTGGTGACGCGCGCGGCACCGACGGATCAGGTGGTCCGGATTGCCGAGACCCTCCGGATCACCCTCATTGGTTTTGCCCGGGGAAAACGAATGAATATCTACACCTGCCCGGAACGGGTCCTCGGGGGAAAGTACATAGAGAAATAA
- the tatC gene encoding twin-arginine translocase subunit TatC — protein MTEDQKMPVTGHLEELRSRLLKIVTAILVGTIVAYFFRHQVLAFLEVPIKKALKDNPLRFFSLMEPFIVHIKVAVYTGIFFSVPVILYQVWMFVSPGLLEKEKKYILPFIFMGSIFFLLGASLCYFIILPYGTEFFINFDKTLQSTINIAGYINFCTRLILAFGIVFQLPLVLLLLSKIGLISSKTLSGYRKYAYILFFIIGAILTPPDPFTQILMATPLVCMYELSIFLTRVFGKKTQ, from the coding sequence ATGACGGAAGATCAAAAAATGCCGGTAACGGGACACCTTGAAGAACTCCGTTCCCGCCTGCTCAAAATCGTCACCGCCATCCTGGTCGGAACGATCGTGGCCTATTTCTTCCGTCATCAGGTGCTGGCGTTCCTGGAAGTACCGATCAAGAAGGCCTTGAAGGATAACCCCCTGCGCTTCTTTTCCCTCATGGAGCCCTTTATCGTCCACATCAAGGTCGCAGTCTATACGGGGATCTTCTTTTCCGTCCCCGTGATCCTTTATCAGGTCTGGATGTTCGTCTCTCCCGGCCTCCTCGAAAAGGAAAAAAAATATATCCTCCCCTTTATTTTCATGGGGAGTATCTTTTTCCTTCTCGGTGCATCTCTCTGTTATTTCATCATCCTCCCCTATGGTACGGAATTCTTCATCAACTTTGATAAAACCCTGCAATCCACGATCAATATTGCCGGCTATATCAATTTCTGCACTCGTCTGATCCTTGCCTTCGGGATTGTCTTCCAACTTCCCCTTGTTCTCCTCCTGCTCAGCAAAATCGGACTGATCTCCTCAAAGACCCTTTCGGGCTACCGTAAATATGCCTATATCCTCTTTTTCATCATCGGGGCGATCCTCACCCCGCCCGATCCGTTTACACAGATCCTCATGGCAACTCCTCTGGTCTGCATGTATGAACTGAGCATCTTCTTGACCCGCGTATTCGGGAAGAAAACGCAATAA
- a CDS encoding glycosyltransferase — MQKQALLILAKEPRPGKAKTRMTPPLTPDQAAALSSAFIADTLAAASQAKGTDIHLFYTPRESYSFFRELAPEGIALIPQQGTDLRERCAHSVSFAFEKGYDRIVQIGTDTPQIRAVHIRKAFAVLKDYDMTLGPANDGGYYLLALRRPAPSLYDGVEMGTERVLPKMLDNARNMGLSIRFMPEWIDADTFEDLLDLQRDPQQIPGRSTRGFLAALDRKGPPPRR; from the coding sequence ATGCAGAAGCAAGCCCTCCTCATCCTTGCAAAAGAACCCCGGCCGGGAAAAGCAAAAACACGCATGACCCCTCCCCTTACCCCGGATCAGGCGGCGGCTCTCTCTTCCGCCTTTATTGCCGATACACTGGCGGCTGCATCACAGGCCAAGGGGACGGATATTCACCTCTTTTACACTCCCCGTGAGTCGTACTCCTTTTTCCGTGAACTTGCCCCGGAAGGAATCGCCCTGATTCCCCAGCAGGGGACGGATTTGCGGGAGCGGTGTGCTCATTCCGTGAGTTTCGCTTTTGAAAAGGGGTATGACCGGATCGTGCAGATCGGAACAGACACCCCCCAGATCCGGGCCGTTCATATCCGTAAGGCCTTTGCCGTCCTCAAGGATTACGACATGACCCTTGGCCCGGCCAATGACGGCGGCTACTATCTCCTGGCCCTGCGCCGTCCGGCACCTTCCCTGTACGATGGTGTGGAGATGGGAACGGAGAGGGTCCTTCCGAAGATGCTTGATAATGCCCGCAATATGGGACTCTCGATCCGGTTTATGCCGGAATGGATTGATGCCGACACCTTTGAGGACCTCCTGGATCTCCAAAGGGATCCGCAACAGATCCCGGGAAGATCCACGCGGGGATTTCTTGCCGCACTCGACCGCAAGGGACCACCTCCTCGGAGATAA
- a CDS encoding PEP-CTERM sorting domain-containing protein — protein sequence MKRYYLCFVLMTSCFILCLGQAASATSYHFSTIDYSGASSTYAYGINDAGQITGIYEDGTGDHGFILSGGLFSSFDYPGLTIASDIDDNGQVVGSYVDENGLHGYLLYNGNFTSFDYNYPWSYSTQLRGINDAGEIVGDYLDAYGNNGLLISGSNSSSIEVPGATWTQAFGINDLDQVVGKYGDGSGTHGFLLSGGIFSSIDYSGANGLEAADINDSGQIAGSYMDGTGAWHGFIQSDGIMSVIDLPGASELYISGINDAGQAVGMYSDGSGYHGFLATPVPEPASLLLIGSGLAGLLCIRRKKQS from the coding sequence ATGAAGAGGTACTATTTATGTTTTGTCCTGATGACATCTTGTTTTATCTTGTGTCTGGGACAGGCAGCGTCCGCAACCAGTTATCATTTCAGCACGATTGACTATTCCGGAGCGTCTTCTACTTATGCTTACGGCATAAATGACGCCGGTCAGATCACCGGAATTTACGAGGATGGGACAGGGGATCATGGATTTATCCTATCCGGAGGGCTCTTTAGCTCCTTTGACTATCCCGGACTTACGATTGCCTCGGACATCGACGATAACGGCCAGGTAGTGGGATCTTACGTGGACGAAAACGGACTGCATGGCTATCTGCTCTATAACGGAAACTTCACTTCCTTTGATTACAACTATCCCTGGTCCTATTCGACACAGCTCCGTGGGATCAACGATGCCGGTGAGATTGTGGGCGATTACCTTGATGCTTACGGAAATAATGGTTTGCTGATCTCCGGGAGCAACTCAAGTTCCATTGAGGTTCCCGGTGCAACTTGGACGCAGGCCTTTGGTATCAATGACCTGGATCAGGTGGTGGGCAAATACGGAGATGGATCAGGCACTCACGGGTTTCTACTATCCGGCGGAATCTTCAGCTCCATTGATTATTCCGGCGCAAACGGGCTCGAAGCTGCAGACATCAATGATTCCGGACAGATCGCAGGAAGCTATATGGATGGAACCGGCGCATGGCATGGTTTTATTCAGAGTGACGGGATTATGAGTGTGATCGACCTGCCTGGTGCATCCGAGCTCTATATCTCCGGTATTAATGATGCTGGACAGGCCGTCGGAATGTACAGTGACGGATCTGGATATCACGGTTTTCTGGCAACACCCGTCCCCGAACCGGCGTCTCTTCTGCTGATCGGTTCGGGACTGGCCGGTTTGCTCTGCATCAGGCGGAAGAAACAATCATAG